One region of Vigna angularis cultivar LongXiaoDou No.4 chromosome 10, ASM1680809v1, whole genome shotgun sequence genomic DNA includes:
- the LOC108335394 gene encoding uncharacterized protein LOC108335394, whose protein sequence is MNNIKSDCREVLSLVVAGPNDQTVPFFTLKQGKDIILGRLHCTAPITSLIQSILIPTLVFVNTSLYCSLYSKLSLSLHSATHPHYPQNNFTYIFPINPIPVTHKYSTKPCTFPQMATNTATPQEKKLEQLKEEEGEEEDEEEEIEALSLCDLPVNLINDETQPKPEPDSQIIETREDFDFRLWGTPFSSESEMCAADEVFFQGQILPLRLSLKRCQSRSESLGHGSLREFRSNSSRSSSIRSQNSTSSSSSTSTTTPGISKPRPQNQNQNHFHAHPSPQPQLKVTIPRQTSFGNQGRKSSAWDFFRLGVVPAPEIALQDLKVRSTNGNNKNHIARNNSSNNSSNNSNSAVKRSYSAKGNHVLKQFVGIGGGFWSGCKCSVETVQSNITMIKGSTKSANKTESVTHAMKEKAVERKKQKQRQKQGKRTMSRRRTFEWIKELSHDASYADDETLLSKS, encoded by the coding sequence ATGAATAACATCAAAAGCGACTGTAGAGAGGTACTGTCTCTGGTAGTGGCTGGGCCAAATGATCAAACAGTTCCTTTCTTCACCCTCAAACAAGGAAAAGACATTATCTTAGGTCGCCTGCACTGCACTGCACCCATAACTTCACTTATCCAATCTATTCTAATTCCTACTTTAGTCTTTGTCAACACGTCCCTTTATTGCTCTTTATATTCCAAACTCTCTCTGTCACTCCACTCTGCCACACATCCACATTACCctcaaaataatttcacttacATTTTCCCTATAAATCCCATTCCTGTTACTCATAAGTATTCAACCAAACCTTGTACCTTTCCTCAGATGGCCACAAATACTGCCACCCCTCAGGAGAAAAAACTGGAACaattgaaagaagaagagggagaagaggaagatgaagaagaagaaattgaagcaTTGTCACTTTGCGATCTCCCCGTCAATCTCATCAACGATGAGACTCAACCAAAACCCGAACCAGATTCTCAGATCATAGAAACTCGAGAAGATTTTGATTTCCGCTTATGGGGTACCCCTTTTTCCTCAGAATCAGAAATGTGTGCTGCTGATGAAGTTTTCTTTCAAGGTCAGATTCTCCCCTTGCGTCTCTCGTTAAAGCGATGTCAATCAAGGTCCGAGTCCTTGGGTCATGGTTCTCTGAGAGAGTTTCGTAGCAATAGCAGTAGAAGCAGCAGCATAAGAAGCCAGAACTCAACTAGTAGCAGCTCTTCCACCTCCACCACAACCCCAGGAATTTCCAAACCCAGacctcaaaatcaaaatcaaaatcatttcCATGCTCATCCAAGTCCCCAACCTCAATTGAAGGTAACCATTCCAAGACAAACAAGCTTCGGTAATCAAGGTAGAAAATCATCTGCATGGGACTTTTTCCGTTTGGGTGTGGTGCCTGCACCCGAGATAGCATTGCAAGATCTCAAAGTCCGCAGCACCAACGGTAATAACAAAAATCACATAGCTCGCAACAATAGCAGTAACAACAGCAGCAACAATAGTAATAGCGCTGTAAAAAGGAGTTACAGCGCTAAGGGAAATCACGTTTTGAAACAATTTGTTGGTATAGGTGGTGGCTTTTGGAGTGGTTGCAAATGTTCAGTTGAAACAGTGCAATCGAACATTACCATGATTAAGGGTAGTACTAAAAGCGCCAACAAGACCGAAAGCGTAACGCACGCGATGAAAGAAAAAGCGGTCGAAAGGAAGAAGCAGAAACAGAGACAAAAGCAAGGAAAGAGGACCATGTCGCGTCGTCGAACGTTTGAATGGATAAAGGAGCTTTCGCATGATGCAAGCTATGCCGATGATGAGACTTTGTTATCTAAATCTTAA